One part of the Aspergillus luchuensis IFO 4308 DNA, chromosome 5, nearly complete sequence genome encodes these proteins:
- a CDS encoding ACP S-malonyltransferase (COG:I;~EggNog:ENOG410PJ58;~InterPro:IPR001227,IPR016036,IPR014043,IPR016035;~go_function: GO:0016740 - transferase activity [Evidence IEA]), producing MLALSSKSRLSFCIKAPRYHAHCRTQLKPSFQRDYASPITAETALRTALFFPGHGVQRVGMASSWVERFPKISSMFLDEMDSILGFKLSHIISEGPNSELDKTENCQPAIMATSILILRILEEEFGFMTTSRVDVTLGHSLGEFSALVAGGYLDFSDALKLVRRRAEIMSECTRAAIKRSGDEFGMIALVCEPEHMSELLSTIYEFIGLGPASLKDDSSQWYKAFRQVMVANINSRNQIVLSGNIAKIKALLIQLRQFGGHDPRAVRLRCESPFHSPIMIPAANYMKCALEHMNINFPARMPCISNVSGLPFNSKEELRFLLSQQCVDTVKWWDSIRYLDQTHAVTRWIGIGPGKVGRNLVGKEVGKVMVKGGGVWSISDPLEIANVLSALDKTESDPLHD from the exons ATGCTTGCATTATCATCGAAATCAAGACTTTCTTTTTGCATAAAAGCACCCCGATACCATGCTCATTGTCGTACCCAGCTAAAACCTAGTTTTCAACGAGATTATGCCAGCCCCATTACCGCGGAGACAGCCTTGCGCACtgctctcttctttcctg GTCATGGTGTACAGCGTGTGGGAATGGCAAGTTCTTGGGTTGAGAGGTTCCCAAAAATATCCAGCATGTTCCTAGACGAAATGGATTCGATCCTGGGCTTCAAACTGTCTCACATCATCTCCGAAGGCCCAAATTCGGAGCTCGATAAAACCGAAAATTGTCAGCCGGCTATAATGGCAACGTCAATACTAATCCTTCGAATACTTGAAGAGGAGTTCGGCTTCATGACGACCTCACGAGTGGATGTTACACTTGGACATAGCTTGGGGGAGTTCTCAGCACTTGTTGCTGGAGGTTATCTCGATTTTAGCGATGCACTGAAGTTGGTGAGACGGCGTGCAGAGATAATGTCCGAGTGCACGCGAGCGGCTATCAAGAGATCAGGCGATGAATTTGGCATGATAGCACTTGTCTGTGAGCCCGAACACATGAGTGAATTGCTTTCTACCATTTACGAATTCATTGGACTTGGCCCAGCGAGTCTGAAAGATGATTCGAGCCAATGGTACAAGGCATTTCGACAAGTCATGGTGGCAAATATCAATTCAAGAAATCAGATTGTACTGAGCGGCAACATTGCAAAAATAAAGGCTCTGCTTATCCAGCTTCGTCAATTTGGAGGACACGATCCCCGTGCGGTGAGACTGAGATGCGAAAGTCCCTTTCACAGTCCTATTATGATACCAGCAGCCAACTACATGAAATGTGCCCTTGAACATATGAATATCAATTTCCCAGCACGAATGCCATGTATCTCCAACGTTTCGGGCTTACCGTTCAATTCCAAGGAAGAACTCAGGTTTTTATTATCACAGCAGTGTGTCGATACGGTAAAATGGTGGGACAGTATTCGATACCTAGATCAGACGCATGCAGTAACACGCTGGATTGGCATCGGACCTGGGAAAGTCGGTAGAAATCTAGTTGGGAAAGAGGTCGGTAAGGTTATGGTGAAAGGCGGCGGTGTTTGGTCTATATCTGACCCCCTGGAGATTGCAAATGTTCTTTCTGCGTTGGACAAGACTGAGAGTGACCCTTTACATGATTGA
- a CDS encoding NuoB/complex I 20 kDa subunit family protein (COG:C;~EggNog:ENOG410PGDV;~InterPro:IPR006138,IPR006137;~PFAM:PF01058;~go_function: GO:0008137 - NADH dehydrogenase (ubiquinone) activity [Evidence IEA];~go_function: GO:0048038 - quinone binding [Evidence IEA];~go_function: GO:0051536 - iron-sulfur cluster binding [Evidence IEA];~go_function: GO:0051539 - 4 iron, 4 sulfur cluster binding [Evidence IEA];~go_process: GO:0055114 - oxidation-reduction process [Evidence IEA]) encodes MLPLTGRAIPGAIPSALHVRPRITSCHFRIQPVSFLSTSSIKSATAIEQRGQSGQALTASGKVRKEVPLPSQEKKEGAMQYVLTTLDQVANWARQSSLWPMTFGLACCAVEMMHLSTPRYDQDRLGIIFRASPRQSDVMIVAGTLTNKMAPALRQVYDQMPDPRWVVSMGSCANGGGYYHYSYSVVRGCDRIVPVDVYVPGCPPTSEALMYGIFQLQKKMRHTRITRMWYRR; translated from the exons ATGCTGCCTCTCACCGGTCGCGCCATTCCAGGCGCCATCCCAAGCGCTCTTCATG TGCGACCGCGTATCACATCTTGCCATTTCCGAATTCAGCCAGTTTCGTTCCTTTCGACCTCTTCAATCAAGTCGGCAACAGCAATCGAACAGCGGGGACAGTCTGGCCAAGCGCTCACTGCTTCTGGAAAGGTGCGGAAAGAGGTGCCCTTACCGAGCcaggagaaaaaggagggtGCTATGCAATATGTCCT TACCACGCTTGACCAAGTCGCTAACTGGGCCCGCCAAAGTTCTTTGTGGCCCATGACCTTCGGTCTCGCCTGCTGTGCAGTTGAGATGATGCATCTTTCGACCCCCAGATATGACCAGGACCGTCTTGGAATCATTTTCAGAGCATCGCCTCGGCAATCGGATGTCATGATCGTGGCAGGCACATTGACAAATAAGATGGCTCCCGCTCTCAGACAGGTGTACGACCAAATGCCTGACCCTCGTTGGGTCGTCAGTATGGGAAGTTGTGCCAATGGCGGTGGTTATTACCATTACAGTTATTCTGTTGTTCGCGGATGCGATAGAATCGTACCCGTGGATGTCTATGTTCCCGGAT GTCCGCCGACCTCCGAAGCATTGATGTACGGAATCTTTCAACTTCAAAAGAAGATGCGGCACACAAGGATCACCCGCATGTGGTACCGCCGTTAA
- a CDS encoding uncharacterized protein (COG:U;~EggNog:ENOG410PQJE;~InterPro:IPR011012,IPR006722;~PFAM:PF04628;~go_process: GO:0006888 - endoplasmic reticulum to Golgi vesicle-mediated transport [Evidence IEA]): MALPKIACIGVIGKADNPLHVSLFPPYVESTIEFSFILNSCLDIFEIRRKQTSIDQDLGLLQAVDERLAAYGWLSTTGVKFLVIVDLIGQPISDEDPKGSTKSGLREFDLKAVFRTLQTAYVQLLQNPFYRPDEHMATAKAVSSCSSQITDQRFINEVNRIGNSWVPTVASL, encoded by the exons ATGGCTTTGCCTAAGATTGCCTGTATCGGCGTCATTGGGAAAGCT GACAATCCACTCCACGTGTCGCTGTTCCCTCCCTATGTGGAGTCCACTATTGAGTTCTCTTTTATATTGAATTCCTGCCTTGATATCTTTGAAATACGCCGCAAACAGACGTCAATTGACCAAGATCTTGGTCTTTTGCAGGCTGTGGATGAGAGACTTGCAGCATATGGCTGGCTTTCTACTACGGGGGTAAAATTCCTAGTTATAGTTGACTTGATTGGGCAGCCCATCAGTGATGAAGATCCTAAGGGTTCCACCAAGTCGGGGTTAAGAGAATTTGACCTGAAAGCA GTTTTCCGAACTCTCCAAACAGCATATGTGCAGTTGCTACAGAATCCGTTTTATCGACCGGACGAGCACATGGCCACAGCGAAAGCCGTGTCATCTTGCAGTTCGCAGATCACAGATCAGAGGTTCATTAACGAGGTCAACCGAATTGGAAACTCATGGGTTCCGACTGTAGCCTCCCTTTGA